The following proteins are encoded in a genomic region of Dialister hominis:
- a CDS encoding nitroreductase family protein, which produces MDNLFHRVSVRQFKDQPVEEEKIKEMLHAGMQAPSAGNQRPWVFYVVTNKDTIQALSKVSKHSACAAGAPLIIALACRKEKLSFPEKIQQDMALCAGNVWLEADNLGLGGVYLGVYPEEERMANTRAAIDLPEEYDPFCLLAIGYPARPMRPQQNRFDETRIHYIK; this is translated from the coding sequence ATGGATAATCTGTTTCACCGCGTAAGTGTACGTCAGTTCAAGGATCAGCCTGTAGAAGAGGAGAAGATCAAAGAGATGCTACATGCAGGCATGCAGGCGCCAAGTGCAGGCAATCAGCGCCCGTGGGTGTTCTATGTGGTCACGAATAAGGACACGATCCAGGCGCTTTCCAAGGTCAGCAAGCATTCCGCATGCGCAGCAGGAGCTCCGCTCATTATTGCTCTGGCATGCAGGAAGGAAAAGCTGTCGTTCCCTGAAAAGATTCAGCAGGATATGGCGCTCTGCGCCGGCAACGTCTGGCTCGAGGCAGATAACCTGGGCTTGGGCGGCGTTTACCTTGGGGTTTATCCGGAAGAGGAACGTATGGCCAATACGAGAGCAGCCATCGATCTTCCAGAAGAATATGATCCTTTCTGTCTGCTTGCGATAGGCTATCCGGCACGTCCGATGCGCCCGCAGCAGAATCGCTTCGACGAGACGAGGATTCACTATATCAAATAA
- a CDS encoding GNAT family N-acetyltransferase: MKLVKIKISSASTAFRPRPEFNDEVEQRVTIHASGRVRVQRILFGDETVDNVVASNEEFRIPQGDAEEILETCAGYFQYWETPEITTDIGGWKLTMTDDEGQKYRAAGPLEGEYKLGDKDLNQLIREKLERRYGLWLFDGRPGKTGWEEGYILLTVEFVKGGKRYYYLTDDPLIEEGDRVVVPIDVDLTKKVAVVVEKTKFTKDQAPLVIDDFSAVFGKASLFEEPKEKKESEENEARAHVVIRPFKGEDAKEAAQIWNEIVDAGNAFPQIGGLKTPEEAEDFFRAQYTAVAELDGEIVGLYILHPNNIGRVGHIANASYAVKSSCRGLHLGELLVKDCLKQAKALGYQILQFNAVVASNVHAYHLYLRLGFTDLGIIPGGFKNKEGEYEDIHVMYRLLAGE; the protein is encoded by the coding sequence TTGAAGTTAGTTAAGATCAAAATCAGTTCAGCCAGTACAGCATTCCGCCCGCGTCCGGAATTCAATGATGAAGTGGAGCAGCGGGTGACGATTCATGCCAGCGGCCGCGTGCGTGTGCAGCGAATCCTTTTCGGCGATGAAACGGTAGATAATGTAGTCGCATCGAATGAGGAATTCCGCATCCCGCAGGGGGACGCAGAAGAAATCCTCGAAACGTGTGCAGGATATTTCCAGTACTGGGAAACTCCGGAAATCACGACGGATATCGGCGGCTGGAAACTGACGATGACCGATGATGAGGGACAGAAGTACCGTGCAGCAGGCCCGCTCGAGGGTGAGTACAAGCTTGGGGATAAGGATCTCAATCAGCTTATCCGTGAAAAGCTGGAACGCCGCTACGGTCTCTGGCTCTTCGATGGAAGGCCTGGCAAGACGGGCTGGGAGGAAGGATACATCCTCCTCACGGTTGAATTCGTCAAGGGCGGCAAGCGCTACTATTATCTGACGGATGATCCGCTGATCGAAGAGGGCGACCGCGTGGTCGTGCCGATCGATGTGGATCTGACGAAGAAGGTGGCTGTCGTCGTCGAGAAGACAAAGTTCACAAAAGATCAGGCACCGCTTGTTATCGATGATTTCAGCGCTGTCTTCGGCAAGGCAAGTCTTTTTGAGGAACCGAAGGAGAAGAAGGAAAGCGAAGAGAATGAGGCAAGGGCTCATGTCGTCATCCGTCCTTTCAAGGGTGAGGATGCGAAGGAGGCCGCTCAGATATGGAATGAGATCGTGGATGCAGGAAATGCATTTCCTCAGATCGGAGGACTCAAGACACCTGAGGAAGCAGAAGATTTCTTCCGCGCGCAGTATACGGCTGTCGCTGAGCTTGATGGCGAAATCGTCGGCCTCTACATTCTTCATCCGAACAATATCGGCCGCGTCGGCCATATTGCCAATGCCAGCTATGCAGTGAAGAGCAGCTGCCGGGGGCTCCACTTGGGTGAGCTTCTCGTGAAGGACTGCCTGAAGCAGGCAAAGGCGCTCGGCTACCAGATTCTCCAGTTCAATGCAGTGGTCGCTTCCAATGTCCATGCGTACCATCTATACCTGCGTCTTGGCTTCACGGACCTGGGCATCATCCCGGGAGGCTTCAAGAATAAAGAGGGCGAATACGAAGACATCCATGTGATGTATCGTCTGCTTGCAGGAGAATAA
- a CDS encoding alpha/beta fold hydrolase, which translates to MKKHSQLKWLASLALGAGVLAAYGIHDAQAAYAALPADGTAGVVEQKEAQPLRWFTEKADAVGSSTPYGNNEKAGHYVQSGDARLYYEVYGKGTPVVVLHGGGVGTPYEMGCIIDELRKNHEVIVMSTRGHGRSEIGHSPLTYKQKGEDVLAVMDAAHVKKAMIVGFSDGAYSAYETAVLAPERVERIAAIGAGTLRKGYFSADIDVEALEKVDPAFFAQQKKLMPEPERWGSFMKDYMKFWNGMEVGKETFGKIECPVLLIAGDEDDHAPMVTMVEAADLLKNGRLLIVPKAWHTAFLDNFPVVWAGIEPFLDAKESDLLPSKKVAYNDKILESGNLGDNH; encoded by the coding sequence ATGAAGAAACACAGTCAGTTGAAATGGCTTGCATCGCTCGCGCTTGGCGCAGGCGTGCTGGCCGCTTATGGCATCCATGATGCACAGGCAGCCTATGCAGCGCTGCCGGCAGATGGAACGGCAGGCGTCGTGGAGCAGAAGGAAGCACAGCCGCTTCGCTGGTTCACGGAAAAAGCGGACGCTGTGGGAAGCAGCACACCGTATGGGAATAATGAAAAAGCTGGCCATTATGTACAGTCCGGTGATGCCAGGCTGTACTATGAAGTCTACGGCAAGGGAACGCCGGTCGTCGTTCTTCATGGAGGCGGCGTAGGCACTCCTTATGAAATGGGATGCATCATCGATGAACTCAGGAAGAACCATGAAGTCATCGTCATGTCGACAAGAGGCCACGGCCGGTCAGAAATCGGTCATTCGCCTCTGACCTACAAACAGAAAGGCGAAGATGTCCTTGCTGTCATGGATGCAGCGCATGTGAAGAAAGCAATGATCGTCGGTTTCAGCGACGGCGCCTATTCCGCGTATGAGACAGCCGTCCTTGCGCCGGAGCGCGTGGAAAGAATCGCAGCGATCGGTGCAGGTACTCTGAGAAAGGGATATTTCTCAGCCGATATCGATGTGGAAGCGCTTGAAAAAGTCGATCCTGCCTTCTTTGCACAGCAGAAGAAGCTGATGCCGGAACCGGAGCGTTGGGGGTCCTTCATGAAGGACTACATGAAATTCTGGAACGGCATGGAAGTGGGCAAGGAAACCTTTGGGAAGATCGAATGCCCCGTCCTTCTGATCGCAGGGGACGAAGACGACCACGCACCGATGGTGACGATGGTCGAAGCGGCGGATCTTCTGAAGAACGGACGCCTCCTCATCGTGCCGAAAGCATGGCACACGGCGTTCCTGGATAATTTTCCTGTCGTATGGGCAGGAATAGAACCTTTCCTTGATGCGAAGGAATCTGATCTCCTTCCGTCAAAGAAAGTGGCTTACAATGATAAGATTCTGGAGAGCGGGAATCTGGGAGACAATCACTAA
- a CDS encoding alpha/beta fold hydrolase, with the protein MRYFLQPQFTEGSETPYGNNPEAGHYVTFGDAKIYYEVYGLGDDVVILNEGGTGCSYELGSMIDEIREYYRVIVVSSRGQGKSEMGHIPFSLSQKAADVLAVIHEEAEDPVMIVGVGDGAYAAMEAAIEEPEIVDRIVAIGAGTLKKGFIPSSIPYSDVVNADPDFIAQQEALMPEPERAEEIFNTQISYLHSLEIDEDFLSQIECPVLLVCGDGDTHCPMVTAFAASQWIPHSCLCIVPRAWHTVYMYNFPLIRAAMLPFMGTSRAGLVTTRKIAYNIEALQRGMDEVQGEEQIPFGKPILY; encoded by the coding sequence ATGCGGTACTTTTTGCAGCCTCAATTTACGGAAGGCAGCGAAACCCCGTATGGAAATAATCCGGAAGCGGGGCACTACGTCACATTTGGTGACGCAAAGATTTACTACGAAGTGTATGGGCTGGGGGATGATGTCGTCATCCTGAATGAAGGGGGCACCGGCTGTTCCTATGAGCTGGGAAGCATGATCGATGAAATACGCGAGTATTACCGCGTCATCGTCGTTTCTTCACGCGGACAGGGGAAGTCGGAAATGGGTCATATTCCTTTTTCCCTTTCGCAGAAAGCAGCAGACGTCCTGGCCGTCATTCATGAAGAGGCGGAAGATCCCGTCATGATTGTCGGCGTGGGCGATGGTGCTTATGCTGCCATGGAAGCGGCCATCGAGGAACCTGAGATAGTCGATCGCATCGTCGCTATCGGAGCAGGAACGCTGAAGAAGGGATTCATCCCGTCATCGATTCCCTATTCGGACGTCGTCAATGCTGATCCGGATTTTATCGCTCAGCAGGAAGCCCTCATGCCGGAACCCGAAAGGGCCGAAGAAATCTTCAATACGCAGATCAGCTACCTCCATTCACTGGAGATCGATGAAGATTTCCTTTCGCAGATCGAATGTCCCGTCCTCCTCGTATGCGGAGACGGCGACACCCACTGCCCGATGGTGACTGCCTTTGCCGCATCCCAGTGGATTCCGCACTCCTGCCTCTGCATCGTGCCGAGAGCCTGGCATACGGTGTATATGTACAATTTCCCGCTGATCCGCGCGGCCATGCTACCATTCATGGGCACATCCAGAGCCGGGCTCGTCACGACGAGGAAGATCGCATACAACATCGAAGCGCTGCAGAGAGGCATGGATGAAGTGCAGGGCGAAGAACAGATACCTTTCGGGAAACCGATTTTATACTGA
- a CDS encoding ISL3 family transposase — MYSYGAFSVLIKDFPDLPKQKKYIEFSGRRFRCTSCGETITEDIPCQCPFTRVTWDMALWIIHLLKCHTSISAISAMLSVHWSTIQKIQKHIMDKALAAFETCLKKSNYRPRYLAVDEFAIHKGHRYATCVMDLETGFILWAGLGRSMADFENFFKSIDLSLLSRLKAVAMDMNASFNRLFQKYCPKVPIVYDRYHMQAQFGRDVMGAVRLEEAQKHRQEAEALKKYTKETNNPELQKMAREKSHEERKLYTELKKSRWILLKKDDHLNERQKTHLLDILSEHRDLAICYAMKQEMTRLFTLTDYEEALAGWTKWIQAGLKSGIPALVKFARQKQKRIKGLAAHALYPINTGKLEGFNNKIKVLKRIGYGYRNMDYFFTLIRFHSLPKNYSSPKFP; from the coding sequence ATGTATAGTTATGGGGCTTTTTCTGTACTCATCAAGGATTTTCCAGATCTTCCTAAGCAAAAGAAGTATATAGAGTTCTCGGGGCGCAGATTCCGCTGCACATCCTGCGGGGAGACCATAACGGAAGATATCCCCTGCCAATGCCCTTTCACACGCGTTACTTGGGATATGGCCTTGTGGATTATCCATCTGCTTAAGTGTCATACATCCATTTCTGCCATTTCGGCCATGCTCTCTGTACATTGGAGTACCATACAGAAAATACAAAAGCATATCATGGATAAGGCGTTGGCTGCCTTTGAAACCTGCCTGAAGAAAAGTAACTATCGCCCACGGTATTTGGCCGTAGATGAGTTCGCTATCCATAAGGGCCATCGCTATGCCACCTGCGTTATGGATTTGGAAACGGGATTCATCTTGTGGGCCGGCCTGGGTCGCTCCATGGCAGATTTTGAGAACTTCTTTAAGAGCATTGACCTTTCGCTTCTTTCCAGGCTAAAAGCGGTGGCCATGGATATGAACGCATCCTTTAACAGGCTGTTCCAGAAATATTGTCCGAAGGTCCCCATCGTTTATGACCGGTACCATATGCAGGCACAGTTTGGGCGTGATGTTATGGGAGCCGTGCGCCTGGAGGAAGCACAAAAGCATAGGCAGGAAGCAGAAGCATTAAAGAAATATACGAAAGAAACTAATAATCCAGAGCTCCAGAAGATGGCCAGGGAAAAGAGCCATGAAGAAAGGAAGCTTTATACCGAATTAAAGAAATCCCGATGGATACTGTTAAAGAAGGACGACCACCTGAATGAAAGGCAGAAAACTCATCTGTTGGATATCCTGAGCGAGCATAGGGATTTGGCGATTTGTTATGCCATGAAGCAGGAGATGACTCGTCTGTTCACATTGACTGACTATGAAGAAGCTCTCGCCGGATGGACAAAATGGATTCAGGCTGGACTGAAGAGCGGGATTCCTGCCCTGGTAAAGTTTGCCCGGCAAAAGCAGAAGCGAATCAAGGGACTGGCTGCTCATGCCCTGTATCCTATCAATACGGGGAAGCTTGAAGGATTCAATAATAAGATCAAGGTACTAAAAAGAATCGGATATGGATACCGAAACATGGATTATTTCTTTACCCTTATCCGATTCCATTCTTTACCTAAAAATTATTCATCCCCCAAATTTCCGTGA
- a CDS encoding IMP dehydrogenase: MAIYINEPAHTFNEYLLIPGYSGTDCIPANVSIRTPLVKFKKGEEPAITLNIPMVSAIMQSVSGEKMSIELARNGGVSFIYGSQSPEDEAAMVARVKAKKAGFVPSDSNLSPENTLADVLALKAKTGHSTIAITEDGTSSGKMVGIVSSRDYRVSRMDRSEKVKNFMTPVDKLVKAKYGITLSEANDIIWDNKINSLPVLYEDGRLYGFVFRKDYDSHQENPNEMLDSQKRFVVGAGINSRDYEERVPLLLEAGADVLCIDSSEGFSEWQKITLEWIHNTYGEKVKVGAGNVVDRDGFLFLAKAGADFVKVGIGGGSICITRETKGIGRGQATALIEVCQARDEYYKETGIYVPVCSDGGIVYDHHITLALAMGADFVMLGRYFARFDESPTPTRTVGGTVVKEYWGEGSNRARNWARYDLGGEKKLQFEEGVDSYVPYAGPLKDNVEKTCAKIKATMCNCGAITIPELQQKAKLTLVSATSIVEGGAHDVIRKEKDGSDR, encoded by the coding sequence ATGGCAATCTATATTAATGAACCGGCACATACCTTTAACGAGTACCTTCTGATCCCGGGCTACTCCGGCACGGACTGCATTCCAGCCAACGTATCTATCAGAACCCCGCTCGTAAAATTCAAAAAAGGTGAAGAACCGGCCATTACATTAAATATTCCAATGGTATCTGCTATCATGCAGTCAGTATCTGGTGAAAAAATGTCCATTGAACTCGCAAGAAACGGCGGCGTTTCTTTCATCTATGGATCCCAGTCCCCTGAAGATGAAGCAGCCATGGTTGCCAGAGTTAAAGCTAAGAAAGCAGGATTTGTTCCGAGCGACTCCAACCTTTCGCCGGAAAACACTCTTGCTGACGTCCTCGCCCTCAAGGCAAAGACAGGTCATTCCACCATCGCCATCACCGAAGACGGCACCTCTTCCGGCAAGATGGTCGGCATCGTATCCAGCCGTGACTACAGAGTCAGCCGCATGGACAGATCTGAAAAGGTCAAGAACTTCATGACCCCGGTTGACAAGCTCGTCAAAGCTAAATACGGCATCACCCTTTCCGAAGCAAACGACATCATTTGGGACAACAAGATCAACTCCCTGCCGGTACTCTACGAGGACGGCCGTCTGTATGGCTTCGTATTCCGCAAGGACTATGATTCCCATCAGGAAAACCCGAATGAAATGCTCGATTCCCAGAAACGTTTCGTAGTAGGCGCTGGTATCAACTCCAGAGACTATGAAGAACGCGTACCGCTGCTCCTCGAAGCAGGCGCTGACGTACTCTGCATCGACTCCTCCGAAGGCTTCTCCGAATGGCAGAAGATCACCCTCGAATGGATCCACAACACCTACGGCGAAAAAGTAAAAGTAGGCGCAGGCAACGTTGTCGACAGAGACGGCTTCCTCTTCCTCGCTAAAGCTGGCGCAGACTTCGTCAAAGTCGGCATCGGCGGCGGCTCCATCTGCATCACCCGTGAGACAAAGGGCATTGGCCGCGGCCAGGCTACCGCTCTCATTGAAGTATGCCAGGCAAGAGATGAATACTACAAAGAAACCGGCATCTATGTACCGGTATGCTCCGACGGCGGCATCGTATATGACCACCACATCACCCTCGCACTCGCTATGGGCGCTGACTTCGTCATGCTCGGCAGATACTTCGCACGCTTCGACGAATCCCCAACCCCGACCAGAACCGTTGGCGGCACAGTCGTCAAAGAATACTGGGGCGAAGGTTCCAACAGAGCCAGAAACTGGGCACGCTATGACCTCGGCGGAGAAAAGAAACTCCAGTTCGAAGAAGGCGTTGACTCCTACGTTCCTTACGCTGGTCCGCTCAAAGACAACGTCGAAAAGACCTGCGCTAAGATCAAAGCTACCATGTGCAACTGCGGCGCTATCACCATTCCGGAACTGCAGCAGAAAGCTAAGCTGACACTCGTATCCGCAACCTCCATCGTAGAAGGCGGCGCACACGACGTCATCCGTAAAGAAAAAGACGGCTCCGACCGTTAA
- a CDS encoding TetR/AcrR family transcriptional regulator, with amino-acid sequence MDRRQRRTRTAIFKSFSALLSEKPYAKITIQDIIDLANIGRSTFYAHFQTKECLLEEMCGELFDHIIEGVMNDDLPSDSDAHETINGHDPVFCHLLQHIAANTNHTRDLLTSDSSDIFLRFFKQSLDKLIESYLLKNNKLRGQVPESFLVNHISGSFVEMVQWWVRNGMKETPEELDRYFHAVISNII; translated from the coding sequence ATGGATCGCAGACAAAGAAGAACAAGGACCGCTATCTTCAAATCTTTCAGCGCACTCCTTTCCGAAAAGCCGTATGCAAAGATCACTATTCAGGACATCATTGACCTGGCCAACATTGGAAGAAGCACATTCTACGCTCATTTTCAGACCAAAGAATGCCTGCTTGAAGAAATGTGCGGCGAACTCTTCGATCACATCATTGAAGGCGTCATGAACGACGACCTCCCGAGCGACAGTGACGCACATGAAACGATAAACGGTCATGATCCCGTTTTCTGTCACCTGCTCCAGCACATCGCGGCCAACACAAATCATACACGCGACCTGCTGACCTCCGACAGCTCGGATATCTTCCTCCGCTTCTTCAAGCAGAGCCTTGATAAACTGATCGAATCCTACCTGCTGAAAAACAACAAGCTTCGCGGACAGGTTCCGGAAAGCTTCCTTGTCAACCACATTTCCGGCAGCTTTGTCGAAATGGTTCAGTGGTGGGTCAGAAACGGCATGAAAGAAACACCGGAAGAACTCGACCGTTACTTCCACGCCGTCATCTCCAACATTATCTAA
- the sucC gene encoding ADP-forming succinate--CoA ligase subunit beta: protein MNIHEYQSKQILRQYGLHVPEGYPAFTVEDAVQSAKRLDTPVVVVKAQIHAGGRGEAGGVKIAHSLDEVRQYAREILGKTLVTKQTGPKGKKVTRLLIEAGCHIKKEYYLSFLVDRQAECIVMMGSESGGMDIETVAAEHPEKILKEYIDPVIGLADFQAKRMAYGLHFEQVAVNKAAAFMKYLYQVFVGKDCSLAEVNPMVLTQENDVIALDAKLNFDDSTLARHPDIVALRDVLEEDQKEAQAAREGLNYVNLGGDVACMVNGAGLAMATVDIIKENGGDPANFLDVGGDSTPEKIVAAFRIMMEDNQVKGVLINIFGGINKCDVIAEGIVESAALLSEGKAEFPIPVIVRLEGRNVERGREILHTAHIKNLYPATSMEEGAIRVIQLVKEQEEREKAAAEPAAPAAPAETAEGEVK from the coding sequence ATGAATATTCATGAATACCAGAGTAAGCAAATTCTAAGGCAGTACGGTCTGCATGTACCGGAAGGCTACCCGGCCTTCACCGTCGAAGATGCTGTGCAGAGTGCGAAGCGTCTGGACACGCCGGTCGTCGTCGTCAAGGCACAGATCCATGCAGGCGGACGCGGCGAAGCAGGCGGCGTCAAGATCGCTCATTCTCTTGATGAAGTCCGTCAGTATGCAAGAGAAATCCTGGGCAAGACACTCGTAACAAAACAGACCGGCCCGAAAGGCAAGAAGGTCACCCGTCTTCTGATCGAAGCGGGCTGCCATATCAAGAAGGAATACTACCTGTCCTTCCTTGTCGACCGTCAGGCAGAATGCATCGTCATGATGGGTTCTGAATCCGGCGGCATGGATATTGAAACGGTAGCTGCTGAGCATCCGGAAAAAATCCTGAAGGAATACATCGATCCGGTCATCGGCCTTGCTGATTTCCAGGCAAAGCGCATGGCTTACGGTCTCCATTTCGAACAGGTCGCTGTCAACAAGGCAGCTGCTTTCATGAAGTATCTCTACCAGGTCTTCGTCGGCAAGGACTGCTCGCTGGCTGAAGTCAACCCGATGGTCCTGACACAGGAAAATGATGTCATCGCTCTCGATGCGAAGCTGAACTTCGACGACAGCACGCTGGCTCGTCACCCGGATATCGTGGCTCTGCGCGATGTCCTTGAAGAAGATCAGAAGGAAGCACAGGCTGCCCGTGAAGGCTTGAACTACGTCAACCTCGGCGGCGATGTAGCGTGCATGGTCAATGGCGCAGGCCTGGCTATGGCGACAGTCGATATCATCAAGGAAAACGGCGGCGATCCGGCCAACTTCCTGGATGTCGGCGGCGACTCGACTCCTGAAAAGATCGTTGCGGCATTCCGCATCATGATGGAAGATAATCAGGTCAAAGGGGTATTGATCAATATCTTCGGCGGCATCAACAAGTGCGATGTCATTGCAGAAGGCATCGTAGAATCGGCAGCTCTCCTTTCGGAAGGGAAAGCTGAATTCCCGATCCCGGTCATCGTAAGACTGGAAGGGAGAAACGTAGAACGCGGCAGGGAAATCCTCCATACCGCTCATATCAAGAATCTGTACCCGGCTACCTCCATGGAAGAAGGCGCTATCCGTGTCATCCAGCTCGTCAAGGAGCAGGAAGAACGTGAAAAGGCTGCAGCAGAGCCGGCAGCACCGGCTGCTCCTGCAGAAACAGCAGAAGGGGAGGTAAAGTAA
- the sucD gene encoding succinate--CoA ligase subunit alpha, whose product MAILINKDTKVIVQGITGKAARFHTEQMRKFGTNIVAGVSPGKAGQLVQGIPVFNTVRDAVIATGANASIIFVPAPSAADSIMEAVEAEVPLVVCITEHIPLEDMVVVHRYMVGRKTRLIGPNCPGLLMTDQCNIGIIPGEIFRKGHVGVVSRSGTLTYEATFQLTNAGIGQTGAIGIGGDPIKDTDFIDALKLYNEDPDTDAVLMIGEIGGNAEEEAAKWIHENMKKPVAGFIAGRMAPPGKRMGHAGAIISGGKGTAAEKIAALEAVGIPVAPTVAHIGRTVIELLKKNGLYEKCHTC is encoded by the coding sequence ATGGCGATTCTGATTAATAAGGATACGAAGGTCATTGTACAGGGCATCACAGGCAAGGCTGCCCGTTTCCATACAGAGCAGATGAGAAAATTTGGCACGAATATCGTCGCCGGTGTATCTCCGGGAAAAGCAGGCCAGCTGGTGCAGGGGATTCCTGTATTCAATACGGTCCGCGATGCTGTCATTGCAACCGGGGCCAATGCTTCCATCATTTTCGTACCGGCTCCGTCGGCTGCTGACTCCATCATGGAAGCTGTAGAGGCTGAAGTGCCGCTCGTTGTCTGCATCACGGAACATATTCCGCTCGAAGACATGGTCGTCGTTCACCGCTATATGGTTGGAAGAAAGACACGTCTCATCGGACCGAACTGCCCGGGGCTGCTTATGACCGATCAGTGCAATATCGGCATCATCCCAGGCGAAATCTTCAGGAAAGGCCATGTAGGCGTCGTTTCCCGTTCCGGCACGCTGACATATGAAGCTACATTCCAGCTGACGAATGCAGGCATCGGACAGACCGGTGCTATCGGCATCGGCGGTGACCCGATCAAGGACACGGATTTCATTGATGCTCTGAAGCTGTATAATGAAGATCCGGATACGGATGCAGTCCTCATGATTGGCGAAATCGGCGGCAATGCGGAAGAAGAAGCTGCCAAATGGATTCATGAAAACATGAAGAAACCGGTCGCAGGCTTCATCGCAGGACGCATGGCACCTCCAGGAAAACGCATGGGTCATGCAGGCGCTATCATTTCCGGCGGCAAGGGCACGGCTGCTGAAAAGATTGCAGCTCTTGAAGCGGTAGGCATTCCAGTTGCACCGACTGTCGCTCATATCGGAAGAACGGTCATCGAGCTTCTGAAGAAGAACGGCCTCTATGAAAAGTGCCATACCTGCTGA
- a CDS encoding phosphatase PAP2 family protein — translation MNADLKAAVKINSLAGKVRPFDLMMDLITRYGHWAFVIYGLLLWFTPGKTREDRRNACVSAFIGVCIASLISYAIGRVWKRERPFRESPQIWNFTGHRANASFPSNHTMNGCVVAMELLRHNTKGSKLMAVLAGILAFSRVFAGMHYPSDVLGGAAIAAIVHKAVHMPAVSALTGALAAFGSWLSDDLVRKVTGR, via the coding sequence ATGAATGCTGATCTGAAAGCGGCTGTCAAGATTAACAGCCTGGCCGGGAAAGTTCGGCCTTTTGATCTGATGATGGATCTGATAACCCGGTACGGGCACTGGGCCTTTGTGATTTACGGTCTTCTCCTCTGGTTCACTCCAGGAAAGACAAGGGAAGACAGGAGAAATGCATGCGTTTCCGCTTTTATCGGCGTATGCATAGCTTCGCTTATTTCCTATGCCATCGGACGCGTATGGAAACGTGAGCGTCCCTTCAGGGAAAGTCCCCAGATCTGGAATTTCACGGGTCACCGCGCGAATGCTTCTTTCCCGAGCAATCACACGATGAATGGGTGCGTGGTGGCTATGGAGCTCCTCCGCCACAATACGAAGGGCTCGAAGCTGATGGCAGTCCTTGCGGGGATTCTTGCTTTTTCCCGCGTGTTTGCAGGCATGCATTATCCGTCCGACGTGCTCGGCGGGGCTGCGATTGCGGCCATCGTCCACAAAGCTGTCCATATGCCGGCTGTTTCCGCTCTGACCGGGGCGCTGGCAGCTTTCGGCTCGTGGCTGTCTGACGATCTTGTCAGGAAAGTAACGGGCAGGTGA